The Crassostrea angulata isolate pt1a10 unplaced genomic scaffold, ASM2561291v2 HiC_scaffold_248, whole genome shotgun sequence DNA window tcacaactttgaatctacactacctgaggatgcttccacacaagtttcagctttcctggctgattaatttctaagaagatttttaaagatctactctatatattcctatgtaaaattttaacacccccccccccaatgtggcctcaccctacccccagggatcatgattttcacaactatgaatctacactacctgaggatgcttccacacaagtttcagctttcctggctgattaatttctgagaagaagatttttaaagatttactctatatattcctatggtaaacttcgaccccccattgtggccccaccctacccccgggggtcatgattataaagaatcatctttctgattagtttctgagaagaagatttttaaagatttactttatatattcctatggtaaacttcgacccccccccattgtggccccaccctacccccgggggtcatgattataaagaatcatcttgctgattagtttctgagatgaatatttttaaagatttactctatatattcctatggtaaacttcgaccccccattgtggccccaccctacccccgggggtcatgattttcacaactttgaatctacactacctgaggatgcttccacacaagtttcagctttcctggctgattaatttctgagaagaagatttttaaagatttactctatatattactatgttaaattttaacaccccccccccccccaatgtggcctcaccctacctcagggatcatgattttcacaactatgaatctacactacctgaggatacttcccacaagtttcagctttcctggctgattagtttctgagaagaagatttttaaagatttactctatatattcctatgtaaaacttcgaccccccccccattgtgccccaccctacccccaggaatcatgattttcacaactttgaatctacactacctgaggatgctcaccacaaatttcagctttgctagctgattaatttctgagaagaagatttttaaagatctactctatatattcctatgtaaaattttaacaccccccccccaatgtggcctcaccctacccccagggatcatgattttcacaactatgaatctacactacctgaggatgcttcctcacaaatttcagctttcctggctgattagtttttgagaagaagatttttaaagatttactctatatattcctatgtaaaacttcgaccccccattgtggcccaaccctacccccatgggtcatgattttcacaactttgaatctacactacctgaggatgcttccacacaaatttcagctttgctagctgatttgtttctgagaagaagatttttaaagatttactctatatattcctatggtaaacttcgaccccccattgtggccccacccttcccccgggggtcatgattataaagaatcatctttctgattagtttctgagaagaggatttttaaagatttactctatattttcctatggtaaacttcgaccccccattgtggccccaccctacccccgggggtcatgattttcacaactttgaatctacactacctgaggatgcttccacacaagtttcagctttcctggctgattaatttctgagaagaagatttttaaagatttactctatatattcctatggtaaacttcgaccccccattgtggccccaccctacccccgggggtcatgattataaagaatcatctttctgattagtttctgagaagaagatttttaaagatttactctatattttcctatggtaaacttcgaccccccattgtggccccaccctacccccgggggtcatgatttttacaactttgaatctacactacctgaggatgcttccacacaagtttcagctttcctggctgattaatttctgagaagaagatttttaaagatttactctatatattcctatgtaaaattttaacacccccccccccccaatgtggcctcaccctagcTCAgaaatcatgattttcacaactatgaatctacactacctgaggatgcttccacacaagtttcagctttcctggctgattagtttctgagaagaagatttttaaagatttactctatatattcctatgtaaaacttcgacctcccattgtggccccacccaacccccaggggtcatgattttcacaactttgaatctacactacctgaggatgcttccacacaaatttcagctttgctagctgattagtgtctgagaagaagatttttaaagatttactctatttattcctatggtaaacttcgaccccccattgtggccccaccctacccccgggggtcatgattttcacaactttgaattgacactacctggggatgcttccacacaagtttcagctttcctggctgattagtttctgagaagaagatttttaaagatttactctatatattcctatgtaaaacttcgacctcccattgtggccccaccctacccccaggggtcatgattttcacaactttgaatctaccctacctgaggatgcttccacacaaatttcagctttgctagctgattagtgtctgagaagaagatttttaaagatttactctatttattcctatggtaaacttcgaccccccattgtggccccaccctacccccgggggtcatgattttcacaactttgaattgacactacctggggatgcttccacacaagtttcagctttcctggctgtttagtttctgagaggaagatttttaaagatttactctatatattcctatgtaaaacttcgaccccccattgtggccccaccctacccccgggggtcatgattttcacaactttgaatctacactacctgaggatgcttccatacaagtttcagctttcctggctgtttagtttctgagaggaagatttttaaagatttactctatatattcctatgtaaaacttcgaccccccccccattgtggccccaccctacccccgggggtcatgaatttcacaactttgaatctacactacctgaggatgcttccacacaagtttcagctttcctggctgtttagtttctgagaagaagatttttaaagatttactctatatattcctatgtaaaacttcgacctcccattgtggccccaccctacccccgggggtcataaatttaacaactttgaatctacactacctgaggatgcttccaaacaagtttcagctttcctggctttctggttcttgagaagaagatttttgaaaatttctcgtaatttttcatttatttctaattatctccccttgaaaacgggtgtggcccttaattttcacaactttgagtcccctttgcctaaggatgatttgtgccaagtttggttgaaattagcctagtagttcttgagaagatgttgaaaatgtgaaaagtttacggacagacggacggacagacggacggacagacggacgacagacaaaatgtgatcagaatagctcacttgagctttcagctcaggtgagctaaaaaaaacccaaaacaacccaaaacaaaaacaaacccaAATCAAAATGGTTGTCACCACAATATCAAAACtatttcatatcataaaattgtcattttaaaactttttaacatCAACATCACATCATAATCATTAGccttatatcatttaatactCTAACTTTACAAATTGCCACAGCAACTCCATACTGACGCTAACAGTCCCCTTAGAACAGGCTACTCTAAGAACTTATGACATGGTAAAATGGCATGCAAAATGAGCTTTACTCGACTAACAATTCTTAAAAAggcaaataaataaatgagtatttcaagaaaatttcctcatttcacaattacatgtagtagTTGAATTAGTTGCCATAACAACTGTTCAATGTTTCATCAGATATGCTaccatatagtaaaaaaaaaagacagcaAAGTTCATGTTCATATGATAAAAACAATCAGAAACACTGTGAAAACAATCCTCAAAATAATTCATTGTCTTTTGTAATGAATACAGGAAACAATATGTTACagattttgatgatatttattGTATTGTACTGAAAATAACTGAGTATTTTATTTCACTTTGACATCTGGTTACTATGGTAACAAGTGGTGACCTTTATAATAAATGCAGAAATAGGACATGAATTACATCACATTAACAATAAAATCTTGAAAATGTTTGATACTGGTATATCTGTTTGTACATCTGATGGAGAAACATAattctatatttacattccacatattttttgcatgtaaaatgtGTCGAAAACTACTGCAGATATAACACTGAAACACACACAGGGTAATGAAAGGTTAAACGaagagttttattatgacgtcacaaacgtggAACGCTGTTAAAGTGcaacaagcgaaaatcaaagttaacCCTTGTGGTtattacagtggctcttccatcaATTTGAAATTACCCTTAGTATTATACAGTAATTTAAGGTAttaatcacatttgcagacaagtcaagaagttaaaaaagataaaaaaaaattataaatataagcattgcatgaatgtttattgttgtatattgtcggtcctataacacaccaagccgtgcagacaaattatcataccgcgCTAACGCgcagtattcaatttgtctgcatggCCTGGTGggttataggaccgacgacatcccataataagaataaaatgcttATTTCACAGTCTGCAACAATTATAGTGTAAATATGTATAACTTAAAATGCTTATAAAATGACCTGACAGTGCATCTAAGAATACCATGACAATACATAAATTCAAAGCATGTTGTGAATGCTGTCAAATAAAGACTCGCTGATTGCTGATTGGGACTTCTTGCACATTCTCGAAAAAACCCTGTAATTTGCTGTGCTGTCAGGAGCTCTTCATATGCAAAGACCCTTTCTCCATCTTCAGTTTTCAAACTTCTCATTTCCTCGGAAACTGACACAGGATCTTCTTTTCGACCAGATTTTAAGCCaatgttaaatttgttttcaagatATGATTTCTGCTTTTTACTAAATCTTGCACACTTTCTTCCTTCTGTTAGCCCCCCAACCCTTTTCTAAGATATTGTCACCTGTCCTTTCTTTACTGATACAGCTCAATGTATAATACTCTTGGTTTTCCTCCTGTAATATTTTAGCATATTTCTGGATGACCAAGTCATTGCTTCTCTCTTTTTCCAATTTCAAGTGACAGTCTCCAACTAACAGATGTTGATCAAGTTCTTCTGCTCTGCAAAAGGTTTTCACACAGCCTTCATGTGTACATGTGAAAATGTTTTGTTCCTCCAGCTTGGTTTTAAGTTTGCAGAGAAAAGCATGGAAATGGACATCTCATTATgatttatctttaaatgaagTGTATGAAGATGTAATGCTGTAATGGGATGATGCagctcatacatgtatatttatccaTGTAAATGACTCAAAAAATCTTACCAACTCCAATGCCATAATGTCTCCAAACTTGCAATCTACCAACAAGGAACTTGAAATTGTTGAATGTTGATATGCTTGGGATCGGTTTAAATTTCTGACGCTCTGTGGTTTCCACTCCAACCACCTTCACTCTGTACTGTACATTCTTACTGGTTTTCTCTATTgcctaaaatatcaaaatatgtttgacATTGTCCTATTAAATAAGGTATGAATTGTCAAAAATATTCTGAACAGAATTTCTTCGTATATTTTGAACTATTTCATAGCTAATATATATTAAGTACCTGCTTCATATCCCTTGCTGTTACGACATAACGTCCTTCATTGACAAATCTTCTTATGTTTGCTTTTATTACAGCAGCTGTCCTGTCACATGCCCCTTTCCTATCCTGTGCCTcacaaaaatcaaatgaataaacTGCCTTACAATGGTGGTAGATTGTTGATATTgtttcagagcttttgtaacAACCTGCATTATCTGACCAAAGATGAATGGTGGTGATATCTGGGTACTGATGATTAAGACTCTGTACCACATCTAGTATGACTGCTGTTGTTACACTGGCATCTTGGGAGATTTGTCCATCAAATATGTGTAGATAGGTCAAACCTTTCAAAATTTCATCATCCTTTGTAAATACTACTGCTACATGCCATGATATACCTCTCTTCCCAAACCAATCCTGACTGTCCCCTCTATACTTGCGAGGCAGAAATTTCATGGCCCAGTCCAAGACGATGCAAGCACTTGAACTTGATAAAGACTTGAATACTTCCTGTTTTGCCTCTTCCTGATTTTTTGCTCTTAGTAGATGTGATTTCCAACTAGAAATGCCCAATTCAGCATGCATCAATCTGAATATGATGTCATCTCTGTCATCCCTGTTTGTAAAATCAAACTGATTGACCAGTTGCTTGTCATCCCTGACCACCTCTTTGATTTGTTCACAGGACTCACAAAAATGATTATGGCTATGACTGCATTGCAAAGAAAATAGAGTGGAGTCATCACTAAGAGCATGCCTGCGACAATGATCAGCAACTTCTGATGTTTCTGCTACATGAATCTgagatatacaaaaaaaatccaaatttcaATATAAGTCAGTAATATAATACATTATCTCTCAGTTATTCCTTTAAATTGACCagagggattttttttaattaatataacaaaatgaaaaactgTTCCCTTTAAGCCATTCTTGACAGAAAATGACCGTGGGGAAATATCTTCCAGAAATGGTAATGCATACAGTACTGACCAGACCCTACACAACctagtacatgtaacattaagGCAAACTCCAAAAGCTGACTTATTGTTCGCTATGTGTCTGCCTTTGGtctggtttttaaaaatttgggtCTGCTCTGAGTCAGCTGCTGGGGGTCAGTCCTTGGAGTCCGCTTTATGAACTAAAGTGTGAGCagatcggttttttttttaccctatGTAACCCCACCCTttgtatattccaaatataGGTCTGCTTCTGAAAGTTGGGGCCCAGAACCAAAGCAGACACAGAAAGCAGATCTGGGGTTCGGTTGGTCtgctttctgttaggttgggtctggtAAGTATTgtactaattatttttttctctacttAAGAAAATTGTTTGCGATTAATACTGACACTGATAAACTGAAATCTACCTGATCCATGATCTGTCCACATATCCACACATGGAAACAGTCATGTCATTTCCTGTCAAttgcaatttatactcattgattctcataaatagttatgtacaattgtcaatgcgcagtctggaatacggcggccagccccggccacgtccgactctccaAGAGTCTTGAGGCCActtctggccatatccgacttgtttgtaacatgtctgtctgttacattgttataatgttgccatcgtcgagtctcgtccaataatgtggaatcctgcatcaattgcctgtttatttctctggaactgtatactggtggaccttcgggaatacggcaaacttacccttcgttttagctcacggcccacagcgcgcccaaaccttttaccttatacactttacgccaacattccctcacccggttcgtactgcacacgaccgatgcagatccagacgaattctcaccgtaaaatctacgcggtcacagaaatataatactttgtttctcagtgtttacacatctaatattgtactatggtcagctatcaattttttgtaatacgtcacaagtatgacgcatctacgacggaaaacctattcgttgcttgcaacgagctcgtctctagttctTTAATATAATCTTACACCCTCATTTTTTTACTTACGTAGGgtatgcacattttttttaattagctgTTAGATCTATTATTTCCCCTTTTCTCCATCACTTTTTTATCAAGCTTAATAACATGTACTCCGTTTAAATCCACACCACGACgcagtttttttgttttcttatgaACTAGCTTTAATATCCTGTACTATATCATTTGATTGTTGGGAATTGTATCAGAGTTTTTTTTCCAGACCGCCCATTCCCCATATATTCTCCCTTTGACTTTCCTTTATACTTGGTACTTCTGAGTGTAGTTCTCCATGTTTAGACTTAATAAGACTGTTAAGTCTTGGAGAGGCTTTGTTGAAACATTGGCATGGAATACAAAGCATTGCTCACCGCTTGACTAAGTCCTTTTAAAGAAGCAACGGTATGCATTCGGCTTTATTAAAGGAATTTAATCTTTGAAGACGATCTTGCGCCACATTTTTCATACAccatattttttacaaacacatgtaaatgtaatgaaATATGTACAGATGATCTatgttttatattcattttttaattttataaaaagtacGCGAGGAAAGTGATCAGCTGCGACTTTGAaaagaacaatatttcataaataaattaaaccTGACTTAATCGATTATTGCATTATTTATTCTGCATTGACTTTATTTagctttcatttaaataacctcttattttaaaacaatatcatttgtacatatttcattacgtttacatatgtttgtaaaaaaatatttgccgcCGTCTCTAGATATTGTGTACACTGTTCTCGACGTTGTCTACtttatgacgtcaaaataacGACGTCAATGTTTGTTATTTCTGTTACAATTGGAAATCCACTGAAGAGCCAATCGGGCGAAAATGCTCTGGattaaatttgagagaaatGGATTATTTTGTTATGGTCTActgaaaactctctctctctctctttctctctctctctctctatatatattatatatataaggctatatatatataaggatatataaatatatatatatatatatatatatatatatatatatatatatatatatatatatatatatatatatatataatccaaaatgagtaaagttaattcacacaagtattaaataataaaaaataacagaaagccgattcaaaactctaccggtttcattataatcttcaggaATCTCatgaagattataatgaaaccggtagagttttgaatcggctttctgttattatatatatatatatatatatatatatatatatatatatatatatatatatatatatatatatatatatatatatatatatatatatatatatgtagataaataaagccttggtacagcaaaaaatacttaaataaataaaacagaatgcgacagtccaaattaaataaattgtttactgttagcgctttcagccatgtcggctcttcagacagttatacaaaattaaaaacgtatatatatatatatatatatatatatatatatatatatatatatatatatatatatatatatatatatatatatatatatagtcaaaaaagaaaaaaaatgaacagttccaaaatTTCTATTCACTATCGCTTTCTGGATTTTAACATCCTTCTTCAGGGGAAGGTAGGTGCCTACATAAGacataagaaatgaaattgttttccttagaaacgttatctatgacgtcatgaTGTAACGAGAGTCTTTTCAGGTAGGGAATAAatccatgacgtcataatgtaatttaaaatgttcaagTTATGGAAAACTGAATTAGACAAAATACGATAATAACGacatcaataaatttacaaatccAAACACTGGCTAGAATAAAGATGATAATATAAACAGATATTTAATGTTTATTGAGTTTCGGAGAaactaatttaataaaatagttcTCTTTCACAAGTCTCATGGCAGTTGAATAGGTTTTAAGCTTATAAAATGGGAATACTTCATGATCTCCCTTAGCACATCTGCAAAATGTTCACTGCATGGGGTATTTCTGGTACTGGGATCATTGATCTGTTGGCGATGGACGCGCATGCGGGCGGTAAGTTGTGTTCCGGTTTGGCCGATGTAATGTTCGCCACAGTGGTTACATGTAATACTGAAAAGCATTTACacaacatattttcattaatatagaAAGTCTTGccacatttaaaagaaaaagaatctCCTGTCTTTAGATAAGGACACGTGCCGCACCTTGAATCTCCGCATTTGGAAACAACCTATTTTTTTGGCtacatttttgattttgtttttgttgaaatatatcaaatgaaaatatatcataaaaaggcaaaaattaaatgtaaactgtgctatgaaataatatttttaggggggtgggggtgggggtggtaattcatgaaaaatattgcgGGCATGTTGTCTTctgttcgggggggggggggggactgcaAAGAGGGTGAGTTGCCTTTGTTATATTGGATGCAACTTCTTTTAAGGGCAAGGCAAGTTGTCCTGATGCCCAACAAAGGAataaagaagtttttaaaataaagatgaaTGACTTAAACATTATTTACGTCTTTCACAATGCATTTtgatttctaaataaaaatgatttactttACTAGGGTTTCAATGATGCTGAGTACAAAAAAAGAAGAACTGAAGTGGCTAAATTGTCTTGCGATTACAAACAGTAAGCATTaacgaaaataaatatttgaaacattttttttaaattttttttagcacacctgagctgaaagttaAAGTGaactattctgatcacattttgttcgtcgtccgtctgtccgtctgtatgTATGTctatctgtccgtccgtctgtaaactttttacattatgaacttcttctctagaaccgcTCTGTCAATTTCAacgaaaggactatatatgatatgtgcctaaaatggccccctaaaatgaacatcatcagtTTACTgttattatttgttttctttgtacagatatacatGTGATGTTTAaacttaatgttcattttgattcaactgcccacaatttagaaatatgacatcgtgaAGACAagcttttcccgccatttttagcataaaacagcttgttttcaaacattttttctttcagaaaacatagagctcCTGCTTGAACAGacaacatattttaatcagaaatGTATCTAaacaagactaataagtgacaagaTAATTTTCCTTGTTTAAGCATGCActttatatttcccattcataacaagataagaaaaaagttaattttgactgattttgattgaattaaagaAGTAGCGttacttctgacgtcatatactgccagtgagtgcaaataaatcaaataaataggagaaacatatattttacatcatcTCTTctaatataaaacataatattttattgtacaaGAAACACTTTAATAAATGGCGAATTATGAGACCAAATGtaactcatatatatatatgttctttggcacaaagcatccttatgggaaggaaaatataaattgcagaaatgaagacaaaataaaatctgaatatcgtttaatgaaacaaattagaaacattaaaaggtataggaatgtacatcagttatttaaataattaaataatttttgcgAATTTCGGATAATCtgcttaaaaatttacagcggTAAACTGAAATatacaggtagttatattttatggtttaaaaatttatttcaatgaatttattttcacttttatgtagtcaaaattgatattagttttgtttaaattccgtttcgtttcgtttcgatttttggtttcgtttcgtttggtTTGGTTTCGTTTggtttggtttcgtttcgtttcgattggtttcgtttcgtttcgattggtttcgtttcgtttcgttcaatatcgtttcgtttcgtttcgatttcgttttgCACTTTATAGGCGCCcgttttatatatagaaaatttgatAAACGAAAGAtaacacagagtaaaacgttagcgctttcattcaatcttcagacgtttttaaaataacaattacgTTACTTGTAACgtatatgttatatatatatatatatgtgttatatatatatatatatatatatatatatatatatatatatatatatatatatatatatatatatatatatatatatatatatatatatatatatatataacacatatacgtatatatatataacacaaattTAGAGTTACCCTTCGATAAAAAATGTCGAAACATTGTGTAATTATTATGCACATATTCAAAAAGACTGACTTATATCATAGTTATATCAATTATTCATTGAAATCCGcgttatatctcaaaaacataTGTATATTGTTACTTATGTAACTAAATGTGTTGAAACACAACTAATAATACATTAATAAAGCCAAAAACAGGAATCACTTTACATTTATAATAAAGCCGATAACAGAAAAGATTCATACTGTATCCGATCAAAACGAACATTTTGATATGTCGCAAATTGTAGTTAAACTATCTTTATGGTTATGAATCTTCATTACttcaaaatgttcattttacacTTCTGTTTGTTTTGCTATAGTGACCACAAAATCCCAAGAGTGTATTATACAAAGGAGGAACGCAACACATGGTAATATTATTCCTGTCTTTTAAAAAGACAAAGGTAGTCAGCACGTTTAAATGTTGCATATTTTATTAATGATGTACATTTTAAGATTTGGGTTGATATTGATGAGCAGTGTGTGCTGTATTTAGGGGAACCGTTTATAATAAACTGGTCGAGTTATATCCTGATCATGCCTGTGCAACATTCAACAGAAACTTCCAACTGCTACAAACCGAATGTAACTACAGAGCCACCGACATTCCGCAACTTGAAGTCGTGTCCAAGTTTTTACAgagtaaattaaattatattcatatttgaGTCAAATTCCTATGAcgtttctgttttaaaaaagaatgtgTACGGTACCGTTTTTCAGTTATCGTTCTTTAACCTCTTTGTGGcac harbors:
- the LOC128169887 gene encoding uncharacterized protein LOC128169887, producing the protein MHAELGISSWKSHLLRAKNQEEAKQEVFKSLSSSSACIVLDWAMKFLPRKYRGDSQDWFGKRGISWHVAVVFTKDDEILKGLTYLHIFDGQISQDASVTTAVILDVVQSLNHQYPDITTIHLWSDNAGCYKSSETISTIYHHCKAVYSFDFCEAQDRKGACDRTAAVIKANIRRFVNEGRYVVTARDMKQAIEKTSKNVQYRVKVVGVETTERQKFKPIPSISTFNNFKFLVGRLQVWRHYGIGVGKIF